In the Salvelinus fontinalis isolate EN_2023a chromosome 34, ASM2944872v1, whole genome shotgun sequence genome, one interval contains:
- the LOC129833307 gene encoding target of Myb1 membrane trafficking protein-like isoform X1, translated as MEFLTGNPFTTPVGQRIEYATSSSLQSEDWALNMDICDIINETEEGPRDAYKAIKKRIVGNKNFREVMLALTVLEACVKNCGHRFHVLVSTREFVEGVLVRSILPKNNPPLVLHDRVLSLIQAWADAFRSSPALTGVVSVYEDLRRKGLEFPMTELDGYSPIHTPNRTVPDNGPTVTVSAAPSSPRPVPISPQLPASQQSGQGPLTFTPYQVKKLKTDLGVVRGNLTVMSDMMSQLDPATAKNSDTELLQELYAACKDMQDKIMELVPRLSEEKLTEELLVVNDEINATFTRYQRFQRQRATQQSPTYVNLIDLSAAIKPVVTAPTHSHLSRSTVDTVSSQMTGLSMREFDDFAQNRSISQTQLRPSERNEGVADSLTQAQNTRLHNNETGDSPDSTTLSSSTQFDWMMEKGMIPVSQTSVMDDIEKWLDVDEEDDMADSEGVTSEEFDRFLAERVRAAERLPSLKASSRDDNNHSES; from the exons ATGGAGTTTCTGACAGGGAACCCGTTTACTACACCGGTGGGCCAGCGAATAG AATATGCAACCAGTTCCAGTCTCCAGTCGGAGGACTGGGCCCTCAACATGGACATCTGTGACATCATCAATGAGACAGAGGAGGG GCctagagatgcatacaaagcaaTAAAGAAGAGGATTGTTGGAAACAAGAACTTCAGAGAGGTCATGCTGGCATTGACT GTACTGGAAGCGTGTGTGAAGAACTGTGGCCACAGGTTCCATGTGCTAGTCTCAACCAGGGAGTTTGTTGAGGGGGTTCTGGTCAGGTCCATCTTACCCAAGAACAATCCCCCTCTGGTCCTGCATGACAGGGTGCTCAGCCTTATACAG GCATGGGCAGACGCATTCCGCAGCTCGCCAGCTCTGACGGGCGTAGTCTCTGTATACGAGGACCTGAGACGGAAAGGACTGGAGTTCCCCATGACTGAACTAGACGGATACTCCCCCATTCACACTCCAAATAGG ACTGTGCCTGATAACGGGCCTACTGTCACTGTATCTGCTGCACCCTCATCCCCCAGGCCTGTCCCCATATCACCACAGCTTCCTGCATCCCAACAGAGTGGGCAGGGACCCCTCACCTTCACACCTTATCAG GTTAAAAAGTTGAAGACCGACCTAGGAGTGGTTCGAGGTAACCTGACAGTGATGTCAGATATGATGTCTCAACTGGATCCAGCAACAGCCAAGAATTCAGACACAGAGCTGCTTCAG gAGTTGTATGCAGCATGTAAAGACATGCAGGATAAGATAATGGAGCTGGTCCCAAGACTCAGTGAGGAGAAACTGACCGAGGAGCTGCTGGTTGTCAATGATGAAATCAATGCCACATTCACTCGCTACCAGAG GTTTCAGAGACAAAGAGCTACACAGCAG AGCCCGACCTACGTCAACCTTATTGACCTCAGCGCAGCAATCAAGCCTGTTGTTACAGCTCCCACCCACAGCCATCTCAGCCGATCAACAGTGGACACAGTGTCTAGTCAGATGACAGGACTCA GTATGAGGGAATTCGATGACTTTGCACAGAACAGGAGCATCTCACAGACACAACTTAGACCGAG TGAGCGAAATGAAGGTGTTGCCGACAGTCTGACTCAAGCACAGAACACCAGATTACACAACAATGAAACG GGTGACAGCCCAGACTCCACCACCCTCAGCTCCTCGACACAGTTTGATTGGATGATGGAAAAGGGAATG ATCCCTGTGAGTCAGACGTCTGTGATGGATGACATTGAGAAGTGGCTGGATGTGGACGAG GAGGACGACATGGCTGATTCAGAGGGTGTGACTAGTGAGG AGTTTGACAGGTTTCTGGCAGAAAGAGTGAGAGCAGCGGAGCGACTCCCGTCCCTGAAAGCTTCTTCTCGTGACGACAACAACCACTCAGAATCATAG
- the LOC129833307 gene encoding target of Myb1 membrane trafficking protein-like isoform X3, whose product MEFLTGNPFTTPVGQRIEYATSSSLQSEDWALNMDICDIINETEEGPRDAYKAIKKRIVGNKNFREVMLALTVLEACVKNCGHRFHVLVSTREFVEGVLVRSILPKNNPPLVLHDRVLSLIQAWADAFRSSPALTGVVSVYEDLRRKGLEFPMTELDGYSPIHTPNRVKKLKTDLGVVRGNLTVMSDMMSQLDPATAKNSDTELLQELYAACKDMQDKIMELVPRLSEEKLTEELLVVNDEINATFTRYQRFQRQRATQQSPTYVNLIDLSAAIKPVVTAPTHSHLSRSTVDTVSSQMTGLSMREFDDFAQNRSISQTQLRPSERNEGVADSLTQAQNTRLHNNETGDSPDSTTLSSSTQFDWMMEKGMIPVSQTSVMDDIEKWLDVDEEDDMADSEGVTSEEFDRFLAERVRAAERLPSLKASSRDDNNHSES is encoded by the exons ATGGAGTTTCTGACAGGGAACCCGTTTACTACACCGGTGGGCCAGCGAATAG AATATGCAACCAGTTCCAGTCTCCAGTCGGAGGACTGGGCCCTCAACATGGACATCTGTGACATCATCAATGAGACAGAGGAGGG GCctagagatgcatacaaagcaaTAAAGAAGAGGATTGTTGGAAACAAGAACTTCAGAGAGGTCATGCTGGCATTGACT GTACTGGAAGCGTGTGTGAAGAACTGTGGCCACAGGTTCCATGTGCTAGTCTCAACCAGGGAGTTTGTTGAGGGGGTTCTGGTCAGGTCCATCTTACCCAAGAACAATCCCCCTCTGGTCCTGCATGACAGGGTGCTCAGCCTTATACAG GCATGGGCAGACGCATTCCGCAGCTCGCCAGCTCTGACGGGCGTAGTCTCTGTATACGAGGACCTGAGACGGAAAGGACTGGAGTTCCCCATGACTGAACTAGACGGATACTCCCCCATTCACACTCCAAATAGG GTTAAAAAGTTGAAGACCGACCTAGGAGTGGTTCGAGGTAACCTGACAGTGATGTCAGATATGATGTCTCAACTGGATCCAGCAACAGCCAAGAATTCAGACACAGAGCTGCTTCAG gAGTTGTATGCAGCATGTAAAGACATGCAGGATAAGATAATGGAGCTGGTCCCAAGACTCAGTGAGGAGAAACTGACCGAGGAGCTGCTGGTTGTCAATGATGAAATCAATGCCACATTCACTCGCTACCAGAG GTTTCAGAGACAAAGAGCTACACAGCAG AGCCCGACCTACGTCAACCTTATTGACCTCAGCGCAGCAATCAAGCCTGTTGTTACAGCTCCCACCCACAGCCATCTCAGCCGATCAACAGTGGACACAGTGTCTAGTCAGATGACAGGACTCA GTATGAGGGAATTCGATGACTTTGCACAGAACAGGAGCATCTCACAGACACAACTTAGACCGAG TGAGCGAAATGAAGGTGTTGCCGACAGTCTGACTCAAGCACAGAACACCAGATTACACAACAATGAAACG GGTGACAGCCCAGACTCCACCACCCTCAGCTCCTCGACACAGTTTGATTGGATGATGGAAAAGGGAATG ATCCCTGTGAGTCAGACGTCTGTGATGGATGACATTGAGAAGTGGCTGGATGTGGACGAG GAGGACGACATGGCTGATTCAGAGGGTGTGACTAGTGAGG AGTTTGACAGGTTTCTGGCAGAAAGAGTGAGAGCAGCGGAGCGACTCCCGTCCCTGAAAGCTTCTTCTCGTGACGACAACAACCACTCAGAATCATAG
- the LOC129833307 gene encoding target of Myb1 membrane trafficking protein-like isoform X2, with protein sequence MEFLTGNPFTTPVGQRIEYATSSSLQSEDWALNMDICDIINETEEGPRDAYKAIKKRIVGNKNFREVMLALTVLEACVKNCGHRFHVLVSTREFVEGVLVRSILPKNNPPLVLHDRVLSLIQAWADAFRSSPALTGVVSVYEDLRRKGLEFPMTELDGYSPIHTPNRTVPDNGPTVTVSAAPSSPRPVPISPQLPASQQSGQGPLTFTPYQVKKLKTDLGVVRGNLTVMSDMMSQLDPATAKNSDTELLQELYAACKDMQDKIMELVPRLSEEKLTEELLVVNDEINATFTRYQRFQRQRATQQSPTYVNLIDLSAAIKPVVTAPTHSHLSRSTVDTVSSQMTGLSMREFDDFAQNRSISQTQLRPSERNEGVADSLTQAQNTRLHNNETIPVSQTSVMDDIEKWLDVDEEDDMADSEGVTSEEFDRFLAERVRAAERLPSLKASSRDDNNHSES encoded by the exons ATGGAGTTTCTGACAGGGAACCCGTTTACTACACCGGTGGGCCAGCGAATAG AATATGCAACCAGTTCCAGTCTCCAGTCGGAGGACTGGGCCCTCAACATGGACATCTGTGACATCATCAATGAGACAGAGGAGGG GCctagagatgcatacaaagcaaTAAAGAAGAGGATTGTTGGAAACAAGAACTTCAGAGAGGTCATGCTGGCATTGACT GTACTGGAAGCGTGTGTGAAGAACTGTGGCCACAGGTTCCATGTGCTAGTCTCAACCAGGGAGTTTGTTGAGGGGGTTCTGGTCAGGTCCATCTTACCCAAGAACAATCCCCCTCTGGTCCTGCATGACAGGGTGCTCAGCCTTATACAG GCATGGGCAGACGCATTCCGCAGCTCGCCAGCTCTGACGGGCGTAGTCTCTGTATACGAGGACCTGAGACGGAAAGGACTGGAGTTCCCCATGACTGAACTAGACGGATACTCCCCCATTCACACTCCAAATAGG ACTGTGCCTGATAACGGGCCTACTGTCACTGTATCTGCTGCACCCTCATCCCCCAGGCCTGTCCCCATATCACCACAGCTTCCTGCATCCCAACAGAGTGGGCAGGGACCCCTCACCTTCACACCTTATCAG GTTAAAAAGTTGAAGACCGACCTAGGAGTGGTTCGAGGTAACCTGACAGTGATGTCAGATATGATGTCTCAACTGGATCCAGCAACAGCCAAGAATTCAGACACAGAGCTGCTTCAG gAGTTGTATGCAGCATGTAAAGACATGCAGGATAAGATAATGGAGCTGGTCCCAAGACTCAGTGAGGAGAAACTGACCGAGGAGCTGCTGGTTGTCAATGATGAAATCAATGCCACATTCACTCGCTACCAGAG GTTTCAGAGACAAAGAGCTACACAGCAG AGCCCGACCTACGTCAACCTTATTGACCTCAGCGCAGCAATCAAGCCTGTTGTTACAGCTCCCACCCACAGCCATCTCAGCCGATCAACAGTGGACACAGTGTCTAGTCAGATGACAGGACTCA GTATGAGGGAATTCGATGACTTTGCACAGAACAGGAGCATCTCACAGACACAACTTAGACCGAG TGAGCGAAATGAAGGTGTTGCCGACAGTCTGACTCAAGCACAGAACACCAGATTACACAACAATGAAACG ATCCCTGTGAGTCAGACGTCTGTGATGGATGACATTGAGAAGTGGCTGGATGTGGACGAG GAGGACGACATGGCTGATTCAGAGGGTGTGACTAGTGAGG AGTTTGACAGGTTTCTGGCAGAAAGAGTGAGAGCAGCGGAGCGACTCCCGTCCCTGAAAGCTTCTTCTCGTGACGACAACAACCACTCAGAATCATAG